GGGCGACGCCCGCGTAGACGAACGTCGCGGGGATGCGTTCGCTGAGGTGTTTCATCTGGTCGGAGGTCTCGGCGCCGTTGCGGGTCCGGGTGTTGAGGAGGTGGACGTCGTCGACCAGGACGAGCCGGGTGCCGAGCTGGTGCAGGGTGGCGCAGACGATGTCGGTGATGCGGGCCTGGTTCATGCTTGTGGTGATGGGCAGGTCGAGGAATCGGGCCAGTTCGGATACGAGCATCTTCGGGGTCGCGGCCGGTGGGACGGACAGGAACACCACTGGCAGGCGCTCGTCGAGGCCGCCGTGGCGGGCGCGGTCGGCGAGGTGGAAGGACCGGCCGAGCTGCTGCAGGGTGGTGGTCTTTCCGGTGGTCGGTGGCCCGGAGATCAGCAGCCCTCGCCGGGCGGTGCCGTTGTGCCGCCGGTTGAGGATCATCAGCCGGCGCAGGGTGAGGGAGATCTTGGCCATGATGGGGGTGGACAGGATTACGAATCGGGAGTGGTAGTCCAGGCGTTCCTCGGCGTTCCAGGGGCCGGTCCCGGGCAGACATGGTGGTTCGGTGTCGACGAACCGTGTCCACTCGCGCCAGGTACTTGGTGACGCGTACGGATCGTCGTGCGTCTCTTGGTCGGCGTCCGTCACCACTGCTGTGCCTCCTGGTGCGCGTCGAAGATGTTCCACGCCCTGGCCGATACCGCGGCGCCGGCGGCATCCGAGTCGGAGGTGATGCAGGTGTCCCCGTCCGCGGGCGGCAACTGCTCGGCGGCGCCGTTCGGCGGGTCCGTGTCCGCAGTCCGTCGCCGTGTGCGCGTGGCTCCTGTCCGCTGGCCCGGGACGCTGGCGATACCGGCGGCGCTCGAGCCCCCGGCGCCTGTGTGGGCGCGGCGCAGGAGTTCGTCCAGGCGGCGGGCGAGGTGTTCTTCGTGTTCGGCCCGGTCTGCGCGCCGTGCCACCACGCTGCGGATGTGCCGCCAGGTGGTGTCGGTGAACGGCTGCGATACCAACCCTCGGTGGATCCAGTCGGCCTGCGCCCAGCCGTCGGGGAGCCTGACCCAGCACCGCCACGGCTCGTAGGGGTTGTGGTGGACCTCCCATTTGCCGTCCGCGGCGGTGGAGGGGTGCCGGTGTCCGTTGAGTGCGGGGCCGTCGTAGGTGCGGTGTTCGAATCGGATGCCTTCGTCTGTGATCGCGCAGCGCCGGGATGGCAGCAGTTCGGTCCAGTCGGCGCCTGTCAGGGGGACGGGTACGTGTCCGGCGATGCCGGTGAGCGCGGCCCACATCTCGTTGGGGGTGAGGGTCAGGCGGGGCATGAGCGGGTGCCGTA
This Streptomyces sp. NBC_00539 DNA region includes the following protein-coding sequences:
- a CDS encoding TniB family NTP-binding protein, coding for MVTDADQETHDDPYASPSTWREWTRFVDTEPPCLPGTGPWNAEERLDYHSRFVILSTPIMAKISLTLRRLMILNRRHNGTARRGLLISGPPTTGKTTTLQQLGRSFHLADRARHGGLDERLPVVFLSVPPAATPKMLVSELARFLDLPITTSMNQARITDIVCATLHQLGTRLVLVDDVHLLNTRTRNGAETSDQMKHLSERIPATFVYAGVALDASPLLTGVRGTQIAGRFKTVRNPPLPHGSPAQRTAWEGLIQGMDQALRLEAHHKGALVRHAPYLHHRTGGRIGSLSALVREAAIAAILDGTEKITKQLLNDIDLDELAEHTPGTQRRR